One stretch of Pomacea canaliculata isolate SZHN2017 linkage group LG1, ASM307304v1, whole genome shotgun sequence DNA includes these proteins:
- the LOC112558744 gene encoding kappa-type opioid receptor-like — protein sequence MLHSQRWGKFRKHRSESNRKQRTSVDGPGCCMWRCPFGLTANRLLQTDGHPQVTVLVCDHAFTARLNERHPLLTTEQPWVRVVTMVNATTNPFVGKPLTWRVQLSVLTLGLLVFISGVIGNVLIMMTLVSQKSLHSVHNIFIANLALADLVMSAYIMPFWLLDLVLGHHPVVNNVHCIVNAFFTHGAFNTALLTIVAISVHRYLCVCRNHLFVKVFTTKRTILCSFVLWILGFCECLPYLIMLKDDTTGYGPLAHLCVFYKHEFGIYTCVIGAVMLFLPIPIIGVCNAAIFRVWKRSRARLGQWQQETKTPDRNRPSSRRDHDCNEGCTVQKNLAFSQVLTMASNNSSEVESLPLESISCGVKVVVLALGCLSCVSGILGNILILSTLMSYKVLRSQHNMYVGNLAVADLLVIGYFVPHWLLDVLLGYQPVVNAVHCQANAFIMTTSFMVSVYTLVMIGLDRYISVCHNALYVTVVTKSRTAFTCVLLWLASAAISALPFFQVGNTRFYYNRILHFCIYDTSNPLSLGFIRNMVNLILPAICIGIFSLGILNFWKKSRNRIDRWTSGREQNVSVRNRISQSDVALVRSLVLVFAVLIVLYIPFASGTLISKMVPVSADTFSILSFLLFLNHSINWMVYGLMNKHFKDGYKRQLRLCMKRQTTSDTGEKTRVTLTVADESTI from the exons ATGTTGCACAGTCAGCGATGGGGTAAGTTCCGGAAACACAGAAGCGAGTCCAACAGAAAACAGAGGACGTCAGTCGATGGCCCGGGCTGCTGCATGTGGCGTTGTCCGTTTGGTTTGACTGCAAACCGTCTGCTACAAACTGACGGACACCCGCAGGTCACGGTGCTTGTGTGTGACCATGCCTTTACTGCAAGACT AAACGAGAGACATCCGCTGTTAACTACAGAACAACCGTGGGTAAGAGTCGTTACCATGGTGAACGCGACGACAAACCCGTTTGTCGGAAAGCCGCTGACTTGGAGGGTGCAGCTCTCGGTTCTCACCCTCGGATTACTGGTCTTCATCAGCGGTGTCATCGGCAACGTGCTGATCATGATGACATTAGTATCCCAGAAGTCCCTGCACTCCGTGCACAACATCTTCATCGCCAACCTGGCCCTCGCCGACCTAGTGATGTCCGCCTACATCATGCCCTTCTGGCTGCTGGACCTGGTCCTCGGCCACCACCCGGTAGTGAATAACGTCCACTGCATCGTCAACGCCTTCTTCACGCATGGCGCCTTCAACACAGCACTTCTAACGATCGTCGCCATCTCTGTCCACAGGTACCTGTGCGTGTGCCGCAATCACCTGTTTGTCAAG GTTTTCACAACGAAAAGGACGATATTGTGCTCTTTTGTACTCTGGATCTTGGGGTTCTGCGAGTGTTTGCCTTACCTGATCATGCTTAAAGATGACACGACGGGCTACGGGCCATTGGCTCATTTATGTGTCTTCTATAAACACGAGTTCGGCATTTACACATGCGTGATTGGTGCTGTCATGCTCTTCCTGCCCATACCTATCATCGGCGTCTGCAATGCTGCTATCTTCAGGGTCTGGAAACGCAGTCGAGCGCGACTTGGACAGTGGCAGCAGGAAACTAAGACACCCGATCGTAATCGACCTTCTTCGCGGCGAGACCATGATTGCAACGAAGGATGTACAGTCCAGAAGAA TCTGGCATTCTCTCAGGTTTTGACCATGGCGAGCAACAACAGTTCGGAGGTGGAGTCTTTGCCGTTGGAGAGCATCAGTTGTGGTGTGAAGGTCGTGGTGCTCGCTCTGGGGTGTTTGTCGTGCGTGTCCGGCATTTTGGGGAACATCCTCATTCTCAGCACACTAATGTCCTACAAGGTGCTGCGCTCTCAGCACAACATGTACGTGGGCAACTTGGCTGTGGCAGACCTGCTGGTCATCGGCTACTTCGTGCCGCACTGGCTGCTGGACGTCCTGCTCGGCTACCAGCCCGTTGTCAACGCCGTTCACTGCCAGGCAAACGCTTTCATCATGACCACCAGCTTCATGGTGTCAGTGTACACGCTGGTGATGATCGGCCTTGACCGTTACATCAGCGTGTGTCACAACGCTCTCTACGTCACCGTCGTCACCAAGAGTCGCACGGCCTTCACCTGTGTGTTGCTGTGGCTTGCCTCCGCCGCCATCTCCGCTCTGCCTTTCTTCCAGGTGGGCAACACGCGCTTTTATTACAACCGCATCCTTCACTTCTGCATATACGACACTTCCAATCCGCTGAGCCTGGGATTCATCCGCAACATGGTCAACCTCATATTGCCTGCTATCTGCATCGGCATCTTCAGTCTGGGCATACTCAACTTCTGGAAGAAAAGTCGCAACAGAATCGACCGCTGGACCTCTGGCAGAGAGCAGAATGTGAGTGTCAGGAACAGAATCTCGCAGTCAGACGTCGCTCTCGTCCGCTCTCTGGTCCTCGTCTTCGCAGTTCTGATCGTCCTGTACATCCCATTTGCATCAGGTACCTTGATATCCAAGATGGTTCCTGTGTCAGCAGACACTTTCTCCATCTTatccttccttctctttcttaaCCACAGCATCAACTGGATGGTCTACGGGTTAATGAACAAGCATTTTAAGGACGGTTACAAGCGGCAACTCCGGCTGTGCATGAAAAGACAAACTACGTCAGACACTGGAGAAAAAACCAGAGTCACTCTGACTGTGGCCGATGAATCAACCATTTAA